From a single Mycolicibacterium mengxianglii genomic region:
- a CDS encoding FhaA domain-containing protein, which yields MGLVQRFDRKLESTVGDAFARVFGGSIVPQEVEGVLRREAADGVRALQGGRLLAANEYVITLSVSDYQKVLADPVLTANAFARHLGGYIAEQGWQTYGDVVVRFAQSSSLHTGQVRARGVVNPDASNDVTASAAPQPSTAEPAPSQSDQASTAEPGVPPMSDNPSYRGQGQGQPSDEYYDDRYGRPQEEPRGADPRSQEQGGYPPREPNYPPPRPGYPDQGGYPDQGAYPDQGGYPDQGGYPDQGGYAPSYDQRPPAGYGPPSGGYEAGGGYGRGPAAPGGYVPGGPAGPAGPGPQGPGGYGAPGQDYGRPQAPNRGYDEYGRPEGRPGYPDQGGYEQGYQGQGYGRPAAPDYGQGQQEYGGRYPEGPGGGYGEPPRGDYDYGQQDYGQQDYGQPAPGGYGQGGYGQPAPGGYAGGATVTLQLDDGSGRTYQLREGANVIGRGQDAQFRLPDTGVSRRHLEIRWDGQVALLSDLNSTNGTTVNNAPVQEWQLADGDVIRLGHSEIVVRVH from the coding sequence ATGGGACTGGTTCAGCGTTTTGACCGCAAGCTCGAGTCCACTGTCGGCGACGCCTTCGCCCGGGTATTCGGTGGCTCGATCGTCCCGCAAGAGGTCGAAGGCGTGTTGCGTCGCGAAGCGGCCGACGGAGTCCGCGCCCTCCAGGGCGGACGGCTTTTGGCCGCCAACGAATACGTCATTACCCTCAGTGTCTCGGACTACCAGAAGGTGCTCGCCGATCCCGTTCTCACGGCGAATGCTTTCGCCAGGCATCTGGGCGGGTACATCGCCGAACAAGGATGGCAAACGTATGGTGACGTGGTTGTGCGTTTTGCGCAGTCGTCGAGCCTGCACACGGGTCAGGTACGCGCGCGCGGGGTAGTCAACCCTGACGCCAGCAATGACGTGACCGCCAGTGCCGCACCCCAACCAAGCACCGCTGAGCCCGCCCCTTCACAATCAGACCAGGCGTCTACCGCAGAACCAGGAGTACCACCGATGAGCGACAATCCGAGTTACCGCGGCCAAGGGCAGGGGCAGCCCAGCGACGAGTACTACGACGATCGCTACGGCCGCCCGCAGGAAGAGCCCCGCGGAGCCGACCCCCGCTCGCAGGAGCAGGGCGGATACCCGCCTCGCGAACCGAACTACCCGCCGCCGCGCCCGGGCTACCCGGACCAGGGCGGCTACCCCGACCAGGGCGCTTACCCCGACCAGGGCGGCTATCCCGACCAGGGCGGCTACCCGGACCAGGGTGGTTACGCCCCCTCTTATGACCAGCGCCCACCTGCCGGCTACGGCCCGCCTTCGGGCGGCTACGAGGCCGGCGGCGGCTACGGCCGCGGACCTGCCGCACCCGGCGGCTACGTCCCCGGAGGCCCCGCGGGCCCCGCGGGCCCCGGCCCTCAGGGACCCGGCGGCTACGGCGCGCCCGGACAGGATTACGGCCGCCCGCAGGCCCCCAACCGCGGCTACGACGAGTACGGCCGCCCGGAAGGACGCCCCGGATACCCGGATCAGGGTGGCTACGAGCAGGGCTACCAGGGCCAGGGTTACGGACGGCCCGCGGCTCCCGATTACGGCCAGGGTCAGCAGGAGTACGGCGGTCGGTACCCGGAGGGCCCCGGCGGCGGATACGGCGAGCCGCCCCGCGGTGACTACGACTACGGCCAGCAGGACTACGGGCAGCAGGACTACGGCCAGCCCGCCCCGGGTGGCTACGGCCAGGGTGGTTACGGCCAACCCGCACCCGGCGGCTACGCCGGCGGCGCCACCGTCACCCTGCAGCTCGACGACGGCAGCGGGCGCACCTACCAGCTGCGCGAGGGTGCCAACGTCATCGGCCGCGGCCAGGATGCGCAGTTCCGCCTCCCCGACACCGGCGTTTCGCGCCGGCATCTCGAGATCCGCTGGGATGGGCAGGTGGCATTGCTCTCGGATCTCAATTCCACCAACGGCACCACGGTGAACAACGCCCCGGTGCAGGAATGGCAGCTGGCCGACGGCGACGTCATCCGACTGGGACACTCCGAGATCGTCGTTCGCGTCCACTGA
- a CDS encoding LppA family lipoprotein, whose amino-acid sequence MADNISVTEQDWAEIAASAKRVAAGLGATDIAVMRDKPGSHDVWFTGPSGLFIKVGYSKSLVVAGYTGCRLRPAW is encoded by the coding sequence ATCGCCGACAACATTTCCGTCACCGAACAGGATTGGGCGGAAATCGCCGCCTCGGCGAAGCGAGTCGCAGCAGGTCTCGGGGCGACCGATATAGCCGTCATGCGTGATAAACCCGGCAGCCATGACGTGTGGTTCACCGGGCCGTCCGGGCTGTTCATCAAGGTCGGCTACAGCAAAAGCCTGGTGGTGGCGGGCTACACCGGCTGCCGATTGCGACCCGCTTGGTGA
- a CDS encoding VOC family protein, with the protein MPLARITAINLECTDPATLARFWAAMLDGEVAVETPNFCAVKAGDIHLGTVHVDGYQPPTWPSPERSQQLHLDLAVDDLAAAEAHAIQLGATTETRQPAPERFRVLRDPAGHPFCLRA; encoded by the coding sequence ATGCCCCTGGCTCGCATCACCGCAATCAACCTCGAATGCACTGACCCGGCCACCCTGGCCCGGTTCTGGGCCGCCATGCTCGACGGCGAGGTCGCGGTCGAGACGCCGAACTTTTGTGCGGTGAAGGCCGGCGATATTCATCTGGGCACGGTGCACGTCGATGGGTACCAACCGCCGACCTGGCCCTCGCCCGAGCGGTCCCAGCAGCTTCACCTCGACCTCGCCGTCGATGACCTCGCTGCCGCCGAGGCCCACGCCATTCAGCTCGGGGCCACTACCGAGACCCGACAGCCCGCCCCAGAACGTTTCCGGGTCTTACGCGACCCTGCCGGCCATCCGTTCTGCCTGCGGGCCTGA
- a CDS encoding aldo/keto reductase, producing the protein MRYQTFGRRAGLRVSECALGTANFGTSDTSAGRDASRAMFEAFVTAGGTTFDTSDVYQAGQSETVLGELLGRDRDDFVVITKYSGTTQENLRPATTGNSRKNMIRSLEASLGRLNTDYVDVFMPHFPDGITPIDEILSGLDDLVHAGKILHGGLSNFPAWRAAGAAVRADLSGLAPPVGIEIEYSLAERSADRDLLPMADAHGLGVLLYSPLAGGLLTGKYRQGDTGRLSPRGAAAEKTTQQTAVVDEVLAIAGETGCTAVQISLAWLRHRAALAHTALVPIVGPRSLTHLQEYLRAFDLEIDAQHYQRLDQVSAVEMGVPHNDVAAALRNGYDGDRTLLCGPHVPVT; encoded by the coding sequence ATGCGTTACCAAACCTTCGGCAGACGTGCCGGATTGCGAGTCTCGGAGTGCGCGCTGGGCACGGCGAACTTCGGCACGTCGGACACCAGCGCCGGCCGCGATGCCTCGCGTGCGATGTTCGAAGCCTTCGTCACCGCCGGTGGCACGACGTTCGACACCTCCGACGTCTATCAAGCCGGTCAGTCCGAAACGGTGCTCGGAGAACTGCTCGGTCGCGATCGGGACGACTTCGTGGTGATCACCAAGTACAGCGGGACGACCCAGGAGAACCTGCGGCCCGCGACGACCGGTAACAGCCGCAAGAACATGATCCGTTCCCTGGAGGCAAGTCTGGGGCGTCTCAACACCGACTACGTTGATGTGTTCATGCCGCATTTCCCGGACGGCATCACCCCGATCGATGAAATCCTGTCCGGGCTCGACGATTTGGTCCACGCCGGCAAGATCCTGCACGGCGGGTTGTCCAACTTTCCAGCCTGGCGGGCTGCCGGTGCCGCGGTACGCGCAGACCTGAGCGGTCTGGCACCACCGGTCGGCATCGAGATCGAGTACAGCCTCGCCGAACGCTCTGCCGACCGGGACCTGTTACCGATGGCGGACGCCCACGGCCTCGGGGTACTGCTGTACTCCCCACTTGCCGGTGGCCTACTCACCGGCAAGTATCGCCAAGGCGACACAGGGCGGTTGAGCCCTCGCGGCGCCGCCGCTGAGAAAACCACCCAACAGACCGCAGTGGTAGACGAGGTGCTGGCGATCGCCGGCGAAACAGGTTGTACCGCAGTGCAGATCTCCTTGGCCTGGCTGCGTCACCGAGCCGCTCTGGCGCACACGGCCTTGGTGCCGATCGTCGGACCACGATCCCTGACGCATCTGCAGGAATACCTGCGAGCTTTCGACCTCGAGATCGACGCACAGCACTACCAGCGCCTCGATCAGGTCAGCGCCGTCGAAATGGGCGTTCCCCACAATGATGTCGCCGCGGCGTTGCGCAACGGCTACGACGGTGACCGCACCCTGCTGTGTGGTCCGCACGTTCCGGTGACCTGA
- a CDS encoding TetR/AcrR family transcriptional regulator, translating to MPKVDESYLSARRQQIVDAARIRFASQGFAGTSLADIVAESGLSNGAIYRYFSSKDEIVAAICDQAGQTFPTELTAAAIDEFLEHIRARARDEGHARLVAQIYAEAALSPPLAALVQNQLTALRDAVAALLPHREQADSIGIAEVFVAVCVGYSQQLAVRGDVDPAPFARALMAIIGSR from the coding sequence ATGCCCAAGGTGGATGAGTCCTACCTCAGCGCGCGTCGCCAGCAGATCGTGGACGCCGCTCGAATCCGCTTCGCCAGCCAAGGATTCGCCGGGACTTCCCTGGCCGACATCGTGGCCGAGTCCGGGCTCTCCAATGGGGCGATCTACCGGTACTTCTCCAGCAAGGACGAGATCGTCGCCGCCATCTGCGACCAGGCGGGCCAGACATTCCCGACCGAGCTGACCGCCGCGGCCATCGACGAGTTCCTCGAGCACATCCGCGCCAGGGCGCGCGACGAGGGCCATGCCCGGTTGGTCGCCCAGATCTACGCCGAGGCTGCCCTCTCCCCGCCGCTGGCGGCGCTCGTGCAGAACCAGCTGACCGCGCTACGAGATGCGGTGGCCGCCTTGCTACCTCACCGGGAACAGGCAGACTCCATCGGAATCGCCGAGGTTTTCGTCGCCGTGTGTGTCGGATACAGCCAACAACTGGCGGTGCGCGGCGACGTGGATCCTGCGCCCTTCGCCCGCGCACTCATGGCGATCATCGGGTCGAGGTGA
- a CDS encoding GAF domain-containing protein — protein MFSDGAGFDDPMVEIIARQAAEAGETVAHYIQRAVAARLVSDMSRRADPSLDDLQRRLAGLGVEVADRLQTSGAGHSVVTDPARVAAVTRTGLLDAPHDPAFDRIARTAAEAMGTPSAAVTLLDGKRIFFLSTIGLPAALAAAREVPVGASLAAFAVESGHTLVVDDASTHPTLQALPFVRDGIVGGYLGIPLVNTDGYAVGTVAVWDSGPRAWTTGHVDTLHSFARMAWVRIFGTQPISGGT, from the coding sequence ATGTTCAGCGACGGCGCGGGTTTCGACGACCCAATGGTGGAGATCATCGCGCGCCAAGCCGCCGAAGCTGGAGAGACGGTGGCCCACTACATTCAGCGGGCAGTGGCCGCCCGCCTGGTGTCAGATATGTCGCGGCGCGCTGATCCGTCACTCGACGACCTGCAGCGCCGACTTGCCGGGCTGGGGGTCGAGGTAGCGGACAGGCTGCAGACCTCTGGTGCCGGCCACTCCGTTGTCACCGACCCGGCCCGGGTGGCGGCGGTGACCCGCACCGGGCTGCTGGACGCGCCGCACGACCCGGCCTTCGACCGGATTGCACGCACGGCGGCTGAGGCGATGGGCACCCCGTCTGCGGCTGTAACTCTGTTGGACGGCAAGCGGATCTTCTTCCTCAGCACGATCGGACTTCCTGCAGCGCTCGCCGCCGCCCGCGAGGTTCCGGTCGGTGCCTCGCTTGCGGCATTCGCGGTGGAGTCCGGTCACACGCTGGTCGTCGACGACGCGAGCACGCACCCCACGCTGCAGGCCCTACCCTTCGTGCGCGACGGCATCGTGGGCGGTTACCTCGGCATCCCGTTGGTCAACACAGACGGCTACGCCGTTGGCACCGTTGCCGTTTGGGACTCCGGGCCGCGTGCTTGGACCACCGGACACGTCGACACCTTGCACAGCTTCGCACGGATGGCGTGGGTGCGGATCTTCGGAACACAGCCGATCTCGGGCGGGACGTGA
- a CDS encoding sugar transferase, with translation MNNPTHADQRQLGVPSESIRSTARPTIPERLLADPLHTTITVALDVIAAAAALALARAWEGTVTPHPYGGWASVAFIPLVVVLLAGNSMYRRNLTRNFLDELNPVEASIALASLGLLIPMLLATENYMVGEFILRCWICAGVLIPLTRLVRATVQRYLRRKFGAGAPTLVVGDGPVAHQLMDHMRRLPEYGLRPIGLLDSATATAAEGLPGFVHVDVPRLGAPSELTEVVNATGATELVISFCTVRDAELVAMVRAAHKLDMRVWVVPRLFDTIGRRAQVQHLGGLPLLMLREVNPHGWQFAFKHAMDTTVGALILVMISPVFLTLALLVRLSSPGPIFFRQQRIGRDGKPFDCLKFRSMRPTLASDEQFELQQGSAPGGVEGIDRRTRVGKFMRRTSLDELPQLVNVLKGEMSLVGPRPERPEFVELFEIQIRRYGERHRVKAGMTGWAQVHGLRGQTSIADRAEWDNYYIENWSVWLDVKILALTVLAVLRRSED, from the coding sequence GTGAACAACCCTACGCACGCTGATCAGAGACAACTGGGCGTGCCCAGCGAGAGCATCCGATCGACTGCGCGGCCGACGATACCCGAACGCCTGCTTGCAGATCCGTTGCACACCACGATCACGGTCGCACTAGACGTCATCGCCGCTGCAGCGGCGCTCGCCCTGGCCCGCGCCTGGGAGGGGACGGTGACCCCGCACCCCTACGGCGGCTGGGCGTCGGTGGCCTTCATCCCGTTGGTGGTCGTGCTGCTCGCCGGCAATTCGATGTACCGGCGGAACCTCACCCGCAACTTCCTCGACGAGTTGAACCCAGTCGAGGCGTCAATCGCGTTGGCGTCCTTGGGATTATTGATCCCAATGTTGCTGGCGACCGAAAACTACATGGTCGGCGAGTTCATCCTGCGGTGCTGGATCTGCGCGGGCGTGCTGATTCCCCTGACACGATTGGTGCGGGCGACCGTGCAGCGGTACCTGCGCCGCAAGTTCGGTGCCGGAGCCCCCACCCTGGTTGTCGGCGACGGACCCGTCGCCCACCAGCTCATGGACCACATGCGTCGACTCCCGGAATATGGACTGCGCCCCATCGGGCTGTTGGACAGCGCGACGGCGACCGCCGCCGAGGGCCTGCCCGGATTCGTGCACGTCGACGTCCCGCGGCTCGGTGCCCCCAGCGAGCTGACCGAGGTCGTCAACGCCACGGGCGCCACCGAACTCGTCATCTCGTTCTGCACCGTCCGCGACGCGGAGTTGGTCGCGATGGTGCGTGCCGCGCACAAGTTGGACATGCGGGTGTGGGTGGTACCGCGCCTCTTCGACACCATCGGACGACGCGCCCAGGTTCAGCATCTCGGCGGTCTGCCGCTGCTGATGCTTCGCGAAGTCAACCCGCACGGCTGGCAGTTCGCTTTCAAGCACGCCATGGACACCACGGTGGGCGCGCTGATTCTGGTGATGATCTCGCCGGTGTTCCTGACCCTTGCCCTATTGGTGCGCCTGAGCTCCCCGGGCCCGATCTTCTTCCGACAGCAACGGATCGGCCGGGACGGAAAGCCATTCGACTGCCTGAAGTTCCGCTCGATGCGTCCCACCCTTGCCTCGGACGAACAGTTCGAGCTGCAGCAGGGCTCAGCCCCGGGCGGGGTGGAGGGCATCGATCGCCGCACCCGTGTCGGGAAGTTCATGCGCCGGACCTCTCTCGACGAGCTGCCCCAGTTGGTCAATGTCCTCAAGGGGGAGATGAGCCTCGTAGGCCCGCGGCCCGAGCGCCCCGAGTTCGTCGAACTGTTCGAGATCCAGATCCGCCGCTACGGCGAAAGGCATCGGGTCAAGGCCGGTATGACCGGTTGGGCTCAGGTACACGGTCTGCGCGGTCAGACCTCGATCGCCGACCGCGCCGAATGGGACAACTACTACATCGAGAACTGGTCGGTGTGGCTGGATGTCAAGATCCTCGCCCTGACTGTCCTCGCGGTCCTGCGGCGCAGCGAAGACTAG
- a CDS encoding GGDEF domain-containing protein, whose product MVADVPIVTSIKRWWRQPDSFDWISSYLRARGMVRITRTLIASITLTLALVATVLMFSPDAVEGTGGRLLAWVATGVVFGCGAMWALRWPTKRQSIAFILVINLCIAVVCQVQSDAMTGLIGCVAFAVTGGYIACFHSAGYMAYNFAVTTYLSVLQAARHGFVDDAPMVVAALLLVLLMNTGVPFGLQAVVHVLGIDLLQARHDPLTGLLNRRAFFDRIDEILHTGRFTPCYLVMLMVDLDRFKQLNDTSGHAMGDQALIAVGRVLTSIGRTGVISGRVGGEEFLVADFATVAAPPKLAQRVCDAVAALPFPITASVGSAVGRVDHLTAAGQEELIRDLYTKADEAMYQAKRAGGNQIRHA is encoded by the coding sequence ATGGTTGCCGACGTACCGATAGTCACGTCCATCAAGCGGTGGTGGCGTCAACCGGATTCGTTCGACTGGATCAGCAGCTATCTCCGTGCACGCGGCATGGTGCGGATCACCAGGACCCTGATCGCCAGCATCACGCTGACACTGGCCCTGGTCGCCACCGTCCTGATGTTCAGCCCGGACGCGGTGGAGGGCACCGGAGGGCGTCTGCTGGCCTGGGTGGCCACCGGCGTGGTGTTCGGGTGCGGCGCGATGTGGGCGCTGCGATGGCCCACCAAACGCCAGTCCATCGCATTCATCCTGGTCATCAATCTGTGTATCGCGGTCGTGTGCCAGGTGCAGTCCGACGCCATGACGGGCCTGATCGGGTGCGTGGCGTTCGCCGTCACCGGCGGCTACATCGCCTGTTTTCACAGCGCCGGCTACATGGCCTACAACTTTGCGGTCACGACCTACCTGAGCGTTCTGCAGGCCGCGCGCCACGGATTCGTCGACGATGCGCCGATGGTGGTCGCCGCGCTGCTGCTGGTCCTGCTGATGAACACCGGCGTCCCCTTCGGGCTGCAAGCCGTGGTGCACGTGCTCGGCATCGACCTGTTGCAGGCGCGCCACGATCCGCTGACCGGATTACTGAACCGGCGGGCGTTCTTCGACCGCATCGATGAAATCCTGCACACCGGCCGCTTCACCCCCTGCTACCTGGTCATGTTGATGGTGGATCTCGACCGGTTCAAGCAACTCAACGACACCAGCGGGCATGCGATGGGGGATCAGGCGCTGATCGCGGTGGGCCGGGTGCTGACCTCGATCGGCCGCACCGGTGTGATCTCCGGACGGGTCGGTGGGGAGGAGTTCCTGGTCGCCGACTTCGCGACCGTCGCGGCACCCCCGAAACTGGCCCAGCGGGTCTGTGATGCGGTCGCGGCGCTGCCGTTCCCCATCACCGCCAGCGTGGGTTCGGCCGTCGGCCGGGTCGACCACCTGACCGCAGCCGGGCAGGAGGAGCTCATCCGGGACCTCTACACCAAGGCCGACGAGGCGATGTACCAGGCCAAACGCGCGGGCGGCAACCAGATCAGGCACGCATGA
- a CDS encoding GGDEF domain-containing protein yields MAERLQRWWRNPDHYYWMTAYLAAQGAQTLVCRSVALATAGLGLIPLSLLASPSGPHGTVNRTIALVVTGCCFALALIWLRPVWPSRRMSGAFVLISSVCIAVTCLIGGDPVANVSAGAAFAILAAFISVFHTARYVAFNLFVAVITVTVTAIQLAQARDVVFALCAGLFIVLLNMVVPTACQILVHVLEVDVLSSDIDAVTGLLNKDAFYQHTSELIGARNRGDDRYLVIVVATLDQFRLLGETSGRVTADRARVAVAQTLRDVTRRDAVVAHIGEEEFLVSDTFQTTDVTPLVDRMRSAIAATPPRLTASVGVVSTPLKGLANAPSNEVLDEMVTIATVAMFDARLAGGDQVRYVECPPLRALDDRRDD; encoded by the coding sequence ATGGCGGAGCGACTTCAGCGATGGTGGCGTAACCCCGACCACTACTACTGGATGACGGCGTACCTGGCGGCCCAAGGCGCCCAGACACTCGTTTGCCGCAGCGTCGCACTGGCCACAGCGGGTCTGGGTCTGATACCGCTGAGCCTGCTGGCCAGCCCGTCCGGCCCGCACGGCACTGTGAACCGCACCATCGCTCTGGTAGTCACAGGTTGCTGTTTTGCCCTGGCGCTCATCTGGCTGCGCCCGGTCTGGCCGAGCCGGCGCATGTCGGGTGCCTTCGTGTTGATTTCCTCGGTCTGTATCGCGGTGACGTGTCTGATCGGCGGGGATCCGGTCGCCAATGTCAGCGCCGGAGCGGCGTTCGCGATCCTGGCCGCCTTCATCAGTGTGTTCCACACCGCGCGCTATGTGGCGTTCAACCTCTTCGTCGCAGTCATCACCGTTACGGTGACGGCGATCCAGCTGGCCCAGGCGCGTGACGTCGTGTTCGCCCTCTGTGCCGGGCTGTTCATCGTCCTCCTCAACATGGTCGTGCCGACCGCCTGCCAGATCCTGGTGCACGTGCTCGAGGTCGACGTGCTCAGCAGCGATATCGACGCCGTGACCGGGCTGCTCAACAAAGATGCCTTCTACCAGCACACCAGCGAACTGATCGGCGCCCGCAACCGCGGCGACGACCGTTACCTGGTCATCGTCGTCGCCACCCTGGATCAGTTCCGGTTACTCGGGGAGACCTCGGGCCGGGTGACCGCGGACCGCGCCCGGGTGGCCGTCGCCCAGACACTGCGCGACGTCACCCGCCGAGACGCCGTGGTCGCGCACATCGGCGAGGAAGAGTTCCTGGTCTCCGACACATTCCAGACCACCGACGTCACCCCGTTGGTGGACCGCATGCGCAGTGCCATCGCAGCCACACCGCCGCGGCTGACCGCGAGCGTCGGGGTGGTGAGCACGCCCCTCAAGGGCCTGGCCAACGCGCCCTCCAACGAGGTCCTCGACGAGATGGTCACCATCGCCACCGTCGCCATGTTCGATGCGCGCCTCGCCGGCGGCGATCAGGTCCGGTACGTCGAATGCCCCCCGCTGCGGGCCCTCGACGACCGCCGAGACGACTGA